Sequence from the Sphingobacteriaceae bacterium GW460-11-11-14-LB5 genome:
GATTGGCTTCGGCCAACTTACCCTCTAATTTTAATCCCATAATACGGGCTAAAACCTGCGCAAGTTTCTGTATTTCTGCTGTGATTAAATCTCTTCTGTACATTATTGTTGTAATGTTTTAATCTGTTGGAAAGTGGTAACGTTCAAACGGAGTAGATTCTAACTTAATGACCAATGAACCAATGAATTTACCAGCTTCCGCTGCTACCACCACCACCAAAGCTTCCTCCGCCAAAACCACCGAATCCGCCACCGCCTCCGCCTGAAGAGCCGCCTCCCCAGCCACCGCTGCTTCGTCCACCGCCACCGCTTCCAAAAAGCATAGCCCAGAACAAAGCATTGGATGCACCCCGGCCACCAATTACTTCGCTGCCACCGCCACCACCTTTACGCATAATAATGATGATCACGATGACGATAATGATAATAATGATGATACTGCCTGAGCCACCTTTCTTTGAAGAAGCTTTTGGACTATCATTTTTATATTCGCCCCTGGTGTATTTTATAATCGAAGTAGTCGCTTCATCCAGGCCGGCATAATAATTTCCTGCTCTAAAATTGGGTTTAATGTCGTTGTCAATGATACGTTTGGCATAAATATCGGGTAATGCACCTTCTAAACCATAACCTGTTTGGATAGAGATTTTTCGATCGCCAACGGCCACAACGATCATAATGCCGTTGTTTTTGCCACTTTGGCCAACTCCCCATTTTCTGCCAAGTTCTACAGCGTATTCGTTAATATCATAATCACCGACTGATTTTAGTATCGCTACGGCAATCTGTGTGGAAGACGAATCATTAAAAGCTACTAATTTAGTTTCCAGTTGCTGCTTCTGATCGGATGATAATACATTAGCGTAATCATTAACCAGTGTGTTCGGTTTTTCTGGAAAATCCTGTGCAAAGGCAAAAGTGAATAATAAACTCAGTAACGAGAAAAGGAATATTTTCTTCATCGTTTATTTGTGTTCTAGGTTATCCATAAAAACAATATCATTTGGCAATTCATTAATATCGCCTTTTTGAGGTGGGAAGAACAAGGCTAGCTTTTCTCCGGCCAACGCTACACCTGCAATAATGCCATCGGCTAAATTGCCTTTTGCAAAGTGTGCAGTCATCGCTATTTTAGCTGTTTCCCAAAAATTTTCAGGTACTACCTGGTTGATGCCTACATCGCCAATAATGGCAAATTTATGATCGGCATGTGCCAGATAAATCAGCACCCCATTTCTTTTAGCTGTTTTGTCCATATCCAGCTTGGTGAAATACTCGATAGCTTTCTCGTATGGATCGCCTGCGCAATGTTTGTCAATAGCTATCCTAATTTCTCCGGAAGTTGCTCTTTCTGAATCGGAAATCGCGTTTGCTATTTTTTCTTGTTCAATATCTGAAAATAACGACATATGCTTATTATGTATGAAGTAAAAAGGGTAATAAATGCTTTTTAATAAACATTCACTACCCTTATATATTGTGTGGAGAATATTAAAATTCTACTTTAGGGGCGTCTTTTGCAGTAGCATCGGCCTCAAAATATCCTTTAGCTTTAAAGCCGAACATGCCAGCAGTTAAATTGGTTGGGAACGATCTGATTTTACCATTATACTCCTGTACCGCATCATTAAAATCTTTACGGGCAACGGTAATCCTGTTTTCGGTACTTTCTAACTGTGCCGATAAATCACTGAATTGCTGTGTAGCCCTTAGTTCAGGATAGTTTTCGGTAATCGATAATAGTTTGCCTAAAGCCTGGCTCAATTGTCCTTGAGCTGCCTGGTATTTCTGAATGTTTTCTGGTGTCAGTTCATCCGCTTTAACCGTCATCTGTGTTGCTTTTGCACGTGCTTCGGTTACAGCAGTTAAAGTACCCTGCTCAAATTTAGCCGCGCCTTTTACCGTAGCTACCAGGTTCGGAATTAAATCTGCTCTTCTTTGATACTGGGTTTGCACAGTTCCCCATTTCGATTTAACGTTTTCATCAAGTTTAACCATGCTATTATATCCGCATGAACTTAAAGTGCTCACTGCAATAACTGCAGCTAAAATTCCAAATATTAATCTTTTCATTTTTATGGTTTTTGTCTTTTTAATAGAATTGATTTATGGTCAATTTACGAATTAGATATCAAATTGCATGCCTTTGTTACACTTTCAATAATTATCTGCCAGGTTGGCAAGCTTAGGGTAATGTTTAAACTGATGTTTTTGTTTTGAAGCGCAAGGACATTCGCTTTTTTTAATGTTTGCTCCCGCTCTTTGCTTTACTTCGTGTCCGCTCCGATCGGGGGCTAAAAACTTTGGGCTGTGGCACGGAAAGCCTGCATAGTAGCAACAAAGCCGCCATCTAAACCCGAACGAATGGATCGCGACGTAAAGTCGGGAGGAGGTAGAGCGGGAAGAAAGTGGCTTATGGAATACTGCGGTGGCTTTCCAAAAAAACATAAAAGCATTACTTTAGTCTGCTGATAATTTTTAGTCATATTTTGAAATCATCAAATATGCTATCAGTTGCCTATCTTTGTACCGTTCGGGATAAAAACCTGACATGATATGCAAAAAGACATCGAAATTACGTTGCTCCCGCACGAGGTAGAGCAAACAGAGTTGATTAAGCAGAAGCTGGCTGAAGCCTTAAAATTGCCTGGATCAAGAATTAAAGGTTATGAAATCCTGAAACGATCGATAGATGCCCGCTCCCGAAAAGTGATATTCCGACTTCAGGTAAAAGTTTTTGTCGATGAGGAAGCCATTCCCGAAGTATACACCATTAACTATAAAAATGTAAGCGATGCCAAACCCGTAATTATAATCGGCGCTGGTCCGGCCGG
This genomic interval carries:
- a CDS encoding LemA family protein, yielding MKRLIFGILAAVIAVSTLSSCGYNSMVKLDENVKSKWGTVQTQYQRRADLIPNLVATVKGAAKFEQGTLTAVTEARAKATQMTVKADELTPENIQKYQAAQGQLSQALGKLLSITENYPELRATQQFSDLSAQLESTENRITVARKDFNDAVQEYNGKIRSFPTNLTAGMFGFKAKGYFEADATAKDAPKVEF
- a CDS encoding methanol dehydrogenase, with the protein product MKKIFLFSLLSLLFTFAFAQDFPEKPNTLVNDYANVLSSDQKQQLETKLVAFNDSSSTQIAVAILKSVGDYDINEYAVELGRKWGVGQSGKNNGIMIVVAVGDRKISIQTGYGLEGALPDIYAKRIIDNDIKPNFRAGNYYAGLDEATTSIIKYTRGEYKNDSPKASSKKGGSGSIIIIIIIVIVIIIIMRKGGGGGSEVIGGRGASNALFWAMLFGSGGGGRSSGGWGGGSSGGGGGGFGGFGGGSFGGGGSSGSW